The sequence below is a genomic window from uncultured Fibrobacter sp..
GAACCAGGTAGCTATTTACGTGGCGCATAGCCATAAGACCATGCCGAATATTCTTGCGCGCAAGGCGTTCACCGTGAGCATGGCGAACGAGAAAAACATCAAGGCCATCGACTATCTGGGAGTCACCTCGGGCAACAAGGTGGCCGATAAGTTTGCTCATTCCGGCCTGACGTCTGTCAAGAGCGCTCATGTAGACGCACCGCTGATTGCGGAACTTCCGCTCGCGCTGGAATGTAAACTCGTAAGTTACGACGAAGACTCCGAACTCCTGCTCGGCGAAATCGTGAACGTGACCGCCGACGAATCGGTACTCGACGAAACCGGTAAGCTCTCGGTCGAAAAACTTTCCCCGGTCTGCTACGATTCCGCGGGCCACGGCTATTATGTAATGGAGCGCCGCGTAGGGAACGCCTTCAGCGACGGAAAGACTCTTTAGCCATGGCAAAAATGCTCGTCAAGATTCTCATTGACAACATTGCCGGTACATGCGGTTCCCGCAAGCTCT
It includes:
- a CDS encoding flavin reductase family protein; protein product: MRKDLGVKAYLYPQPTLVIATYNEDGSTNAMVAAWGSISDSNQVAIYVAHSHKTMPNILARKAFTVSMANEKNIKAIDYLGVTSGNKVADKFAHSGLTSVKSAHVDAPLIAELPLALECKLVSYDEDSELLLGEIVNVTADESVLDETGKLSVEKLSPVCYDSAGHGYYVMERRVGNAFSDGKTL